CTTCCGTGGAGTTGACAATCACGATACCCCCTGGGGTATGCTGAGTCCACTCCAACCCGATACCCCCAGGGGTATTACAGATTGAGGATTCACATGTGCAGAGCAACGAAGTGCCGGACCTGCGGGAAGACCACGTGGACTGGCTGCGGGCAGCACGTCGCGTCCGTGCGCAAGGGCGTGCCGGCGTCGGATTGGTGCAACGGCCAACACACCCGCGGTGAGGTCCAGGCCGCGCAGTCGCAGCGTGGCGGGTTCCTCTCCCGCCTGTTCGGGAAGTGACGCGCATGGCCACGATCGATCTGACCGGTGAGAGCTTCGGCGGCACGGTCGCGGGGGAGGGCATCGTCCTCGTCGACTTCTGGGCGGCGTGGTGCGGCCCGTGCCGCGCGTTCGCTCCCGCGTTCGAGGCCGCGTCCGAACGTCACCCCGACGTCGTCTTCGCGAAGGTCGACACCGAAGCGGAAGTCGGTCTCGCCACGGCGAACCGCATCACTTCCATCCCCACGCTGATGGTCATCCGTGACGGTGTCCTGGTCTACAAGCAGCCCGGCGCGCTCCCCGAACCCCAGCTCGAGCTTCTGATCAGCAAGGCCCGCGAACTCGACATGGACGACGTGCGCCGGCAGATCGCCGAATCGCCCACCGCGGCCTGAAAGGACCCCCCTATGTGTGCACAGATCACCTGCTCAACCTGCGGCAAGCCCACCTGGGCCGGCTGCGGACAGCACATCGAACAAGCCCTCGCGGGCATTCCCAACGACGAGCGCTGCAGCTGCGCTCACTGACAGCGACACGAAAGCCGAACCATGCTCCTCGAACGCCTCTATGACGACGACCTCGCCCACGCCAGCTATGTCACCGGCTGCCAGCGCACCGGCGAAGCGATCGTGGTCGACCCGCGCCGCGACGTGCAGGTCTACCTCGACCTCGCCGCGAAGCACGGCATGACCATCACCGCCGTCACCGAAACCCACATCCACGCGGACTACCTCTCCGGCACCCGCGAGCTCGCCGCCCGCACCGGAGCGACAATGTACGTCTCCGGTGAGGGCGGACCCGACTGGCAGTACGGTTCCGGGTTCCAGGAGGCCACCCGGATGATGCACGGCCACCGCATCACTGTCGGGAACATCACCGTTGAGGCGGTCCACACCCCCGGGCATACTCCCGAGCACCTGTCCTTCCTGGTCACCGACGGCGCCGCCTCCTCTGAGCCGGGCTACGTCCTGACCGGTGACTTCGTGTTCGTCGGTGACGTCGGGCGACCGGACCTGCTCGATGAGGCCGCCGGCGGTGTCGACACCCGCTTCGACGGTGCTCGCGACCTGTTCGCCAGCCTCCGCGACCGTTTCCTCACCCTGCCCGACTACGTGCAGGTTCTCCCCGCTCACGGGTCGGGTTCCGCATGCGGTAAAGCGCTCGGCGCCGTCCCCAGCTCGACCGTCGGCTACGAACGGCGCTTCGCGTGGTGGGCACCGTACCTTGCAGCGGGCGACGAGCAGGGGTTCATCGACACGCTGCTGAACGATCAGCCCGACGCGCACGCGTACTTCGCGCGCATGAAGCGGCAGAACCGCGTCGGGCCGGCCCTGCGTGGCCAGCTCAGCCCGTTGACCGAGTACTCGGCGTCCGAGCTTCGCGCGGACATTGAGGGCGACCGGGTCATCGTGGTCGACACCCGCCACCACTCCCTCGTCCATGAGGGCACCGTGCCGGGCGCGCTGAACGTCCCCGGGGTTGCGAAAGCGGCCAGCTACGGCGCGTGGGTCTACGACCCCGAGGTCGAAACGCGTCCGCTCGTGCTGCTCATCGACTCCGCGAACGCCGCAGCCCAGTTCCGGGACCACCTGCTGCGCGTCGGTATCGACCAGGTCGACGGGTTCACCACCCCCCTCGACGGTCTTCCCACGGTGCAGCCCAAGACGATCGCCCCGACCGACCTTGACCAGGTCGACGCGGCGCTCCTCCTCGATGTCCGCAACCGCACCGAGTACACCGCGGGCCACATCCCCGGCGCCAAGCAGCTCTCCGGCGGCCGTGCGCTCTGGCACACCGACGAACTGCCCGCCGGCAAGATCCTGACCTACTGCCAGAGCGGGGTTCGTAACAGCGTCGTCGCCAGCGCCCTCCGCCGCGCCGGGCACGACGTCATCGAAATCGAAGGCAGCTACAACGCCTGGGTCGCCGCCAACACGCCCCAGGCCACCGCGGCCTGATCAGACCGGGGAGCTCGAGTGAGTACGTCCATGGTCATCGCCATGACCCTCGCGGTCCTGGTCGGTGTCGCACTCGGGCTCCTCGGCGGCGGGGGCTCCATCCTCACCGTCCCCATCTTCACTCTCGTCCTCGGCACCGGAACACGAGAAGCGATCGTCTCCTCCCTCTTCGTCGTCGCTATCACTAGCGCGGTCTCCACCGCGCTCCGGATCGGTCGACGCGAGGTGCGGTGGAAGGTCGCAGCGATCTTCGCCGCGACCGGGCTGATCGGGGGCGTAGCTGGCGGGGTGGTCGGCCAGTTCCTCCCGGAACCCGTCCTCACGGTCCTGTTTGCTGCGATCATGATCGTCACCGCAATCGCCATGATGCGGCCCCGGGAAGAGCACACCGAACCTCGTCAGACGCGGCCGATCGTGCGGACAACCCGAACGGCAGCCACCGGCCTCGGCGTGGGAGTCCTCACGGGAGCCCTAGGAGCCGGCGGCGGGTTTCTCATCGTCCCCGCACTCACCTTCCTCGGCCTCCCCATTGCCGCGGCCGTGGGGACCTCGCTCCTGGTCATCGTCGTGAACTCGTCCGCCGGGTTCCTCACGCAAATCAGCACCGTGGCCATCCACTGGCCCACCGTCCTCACCTTCACCGCCCTCGCGGTCGCCGGATCGTTCATCGGCCTGGCGCTCTCGTGCCGCCTCCCCGCCGCCGGCATCCGCACCGGATTCGGAGTCCTCGTGCTGGCCGTGGGGCTGA
This DNA window, taken from Microbacterium invictum, encodes the following:
- a CDS encoding thioredoxin family protein: MATIDLTGESFGGTVAGEGIVLVDFWAAWCGPCRAFAPAFEAASERHPDVVFAKVDTEAEVGLATANRITSIPTLMVIRDGVLVYKQPGALPEPQLELLISKARELDMDDVRRQIAESPTAA
- a CDS encoding MBL fold metallo-hydrolase — protein: MLLERLYDDDLAHASYVTGCQRTGEAIVVDPRRDVQVYLDLAAKHGMTITAVTETHIHADYLSGTRELAARTGATMYVSGEGGPDWQYGSGFQEATRMMHGHRITVGNITVEAVHTPGHTPEHLSFLVTDGAASSEPGYVLTGDFVFVGDVGRPDLLDEAAGGVDTRFDGARDLFASLRDRFLTLPDYVQVLPAHGSGSACGKALGAVPSSTVGYERRFAWWAPYLAAGDEQGFIDTLLNDQPDAHAYFARMKRQNRVGPALRGQLSPLTEYSASELRADIEGDRVIVVDTRHHSLVHEGTVPGALNVPGVAKAASYGAWVYDPEVETRPLVLLIDSANAAAQFRDHLLRVGIDQVDGFTTPLDGLPTVQPKTIAPTDLDQVDAALLLDVRNRTEYTAGHIPGAKQLSGGRALWHTDELPAGKILTYCQSGVRNSVVASALRRAGHDVIEIEGSYNAWVAANTPQATAA
- a CDS encoding sulfite exporter TauE/SafE family protein, whose translation is MTLAVLVGVALGLLGGGGSILTVPIFTLVLGTGTREAIVSSLFVVAITSAVSTALRIGRREVRWKVAAIFAATGLIGGVAGGVVGQFLPEPVLTVLFAAIMIVTAIAMMRPREEHTEPRQTRPIVRTTRTAATGLGVGVLTGALGAGGGFLIVPALTFLGLPIAAAVGTSLLVIVVNSSAGFLTQISTVAIHWPTVLTFTALAVAGSFIGLALSCRLPAAGIRTGFGVLVLAVGLTMLTALIIQTLSA